In the genome of Oenanthe melanoleuca isolate GR-GAL-2019-014 chromosome 21, OMel1.0, whole genome shotgun sequence, one region contains:
- the PEX10 gene encoding peroxisome biogenesis factor 10 has protein sequence MAAAAGPARLVRCGQKDELYRAGLRSGAGTALRGLAGARPWLQWRREVELLSDVAYFVLTTLSGYQTLGEEYVNIIQVDPSKKKVPSFLRRALLISLHTVVPYCLEKALLHLEHELQMEAEESRSPENPPALGFPSRTLIRSWIRKQVGELTEQQKKTASQIVYVLKQSIPLLHRLHLAVFYIQGTFYHLSKRITGISYLHFGGPQGEDQSIRSSYKFLGIISLFHLLLTIGVQMYSFKQKQRARQEWRLHRNLAHQKSTSKEAAAGRQSRCTLCLEERRHSTATPCGHLFCWECITAWCNTRAECPLCREKFHPQKLIYLRHYQM, from the exons atggcggcggcggcgggcccggcgcggcTGGTGCGGTGCGGGCAGAAGGACGAGCTGTACCGGGCCGGGCTGCGCAGCGGGGCGGGCACGGCGCTGCGGGGGCTGGCGG GTGCCCGGCCGTGGCTGCAGTGGAGGAGGGAGGTGGAGCTGCTCTCCGATGTGGCCTATTTCGTGCTGACCACGCTGTCAG GTTATCAGACTCTGGGAGAAGAGTATGTGAACATCATTCAGGTTGACCCGAGCAAGAAGAAGGTGCCTTCTTTCCTTCGTCGGGCACTCTTAATTTCCCTGCACACCGTGGTACCCTACTGCCTGGAAAAGGCACTGCTGCACCTGGAACACGAGCTGCAGATGGAGGCTGAGGAATCCAGGAGCCCAGAGAACCCCCCAGCACTTGGCTTCCCCAGCAGGACCCTAATTCGCAGCTGGATTCGGAAGCAGGTTGGGGAGCTCACAgagcaacagaagaaaacagccTCCCAAATTGTGTATGTCCTTAAACAatccatccctctgctgcaCCGGCTCCACCTGGCAGTGTTCTACATCCAGGGCACCTTCTACCACCTGTCCAAAAGGATCACAGGGATTTCATAT ctgcattttggaGGACCGCAAGGAGAAGACCAGAGTATCCGATCAAGTTACAAGTTTCTTGgaataatttcccttttccacctTCTGCTGACCATTGGAGTCCAGATGTACAGCTTCAAACAGAAGCAGAGAGCGAGGCAGGAGTGGAGGCTGCACCGCAACCTCGCTCACCAGAA GAGCACGAGCAAGGAGGCGGCTGCCGGGCGCCAGTCGCGCTGCACGCTGTGCCTGGAGGAGcggaggcacagcacagccaccccctgCGGGCACCTCTTCTGCTGGGAGTGCATCACTGCCTGGTGCAACACCAGG gCAGAATGTCCACTGTGCAGAGAGAAGTTTCATCCTCAGAAACTGATCTACCTACGGCACTACCAAATGTAA
- the RER1 gene encoding protein RER1 → MSEGDSIGESVHGKPSVVYRFFSRLGQIYQSWLDKSTPYTAVRWIVTLGLSFIYMIRVYLLQGWYIVTYALGIYHLNLFIAFLSPKVDPSLMEDSDDGPSLPTRQNEEFRPFIRRLPEFKFWHSATKGILVAMACTFFEAFNVPVFWPILVMYFIMLFCITMKRQIKHMIKYRYIPFTHGKRKYKGKEDVGKTFAS, encoded by the exons ATGTCAGAAGGGGACAGCATTGGGGAGTCTGTGCATGGAAAACCTTCTGTGGTCTATAGGTTTTTCTCAAGACTTGGACAG ATCTACCAGTCCTGGTTAGACAAATCCACCCCCTACACCGCAGTGCGATGGATTGTAACGTTGGGGCTGAGCTTTATCTACATGATTAGAGTTTATTTACTGCAG GGTTGGTACATTGTGACATATGCCTTGGGAATCTACCACCTCAACCTCTTCATAGCTTTCCTGTCGCCAAAGGTAGACCCCTCTCTAATGGAAGATTCAG ATGATGGTCCTTCCTTACCTACAAGGCAAAATGAAGAATTTCGGCCTTTCATTAGAAGGCTCCCAGAATTCAAATTCTG GCACTCTGCCACTAAAGGAATCCTGGTTGCTATGGCTTGTACATTCTTTGAGGCTTTCAATGTTCCTGTGTTTTGGCCAATCCTTGTGATGTACTTCATTATGCTATTTTGTATCACTATGAAGAGGCAAATCAAG cACATGATAAAGTACAGATATATACCCTTCACACATGGCAAGAGGAAATACAAAGGGAAAGAGGATGTGGGGAAGACCTTTGCTAGCTAG